From a region of the Agrobacterium tumefaciens genome:
- a CDS encoding CvpA family protein — protein sequence MPITIFDGIVIAVVLFSAILAMVRGFSREILSIASWAGSVAAAYYLYPVVLPYARNYTDDDKIAIAGSAAVVFLVALIVISFITSRIADFIIDSRIGALDRTLGFLFGAARGLLLLVVAVAFWNWLVDVKTQPEWVTQAKSKPFLDGLVGKLEAVLPEDIEPQIRARILGKQQEPASAQTPAEDVPATNPPATNN from the coding sequence ATGCCCATTACAATTTTCGACGGCATCGTTATCGCCGTTGTTCTTTTCTCCGCTATTCTTGCAATGGTGCGCGGTTTTTCCCGGGAAATCCTGTCCATCGCGAGCTGGGCCGGCTCGGTTGCAGCGGCTTATTATCTCTACCCGGTCGTGTTGCCTTATGCGCGCAACTATACCGATGACGACAAGATCGCCATCGCCGGCTCTGCAGCCGTTGTCTTTCTCGTGGCGCTTATCGTTATTTCCTTCATCACCTCGCGGATTGCCGATTTCATCATCGACAGCCGCATCGGTGCACTCGACCGCACGCTGGGCTTCCTGTTCGGTGCGGCACGCGGCCTTCTTCTGCTGGTCGTCGCCGTTGCCTTCTGGAACTGGCTGGTTGACGTGAAGACACAGCCCGAATGGGTCACGCAGGCCAAGTCCAAGCCGTTCCTGGACGGGCTGGTCGGCAAGCTGGAGGCCGTTCTGCCGGAGGACATTGAGCCGCAGATCCGCGCTCGCATCCTCGGAAAGCAGCAGGAACCGGCTTCGG